gtctagggcTGGCCAATGGGGCTGTCTAGGGCTGGCCGGCGGGCTGTTTAGGGCTGGCCGGCAGGCTGCCAAGGGCAGAGAAATGGTGACCTGTTAGTGGACGACTCCAAAGGAAGCCACAGCCCCCTTGTTCCTTCCCAGACAGCGGCCTCGGTTCATCtcactttgtttattttgtttgttcgttttctgagacaggtttctctgtatagccttagctatcctggactctctttgtagaccaggctggcctcaaactcacagcgatccacctgcctctgcctatctgagtactgagattacaggcatgcgccattgTACCTAGCTTCATCTCACTTTATACTACAATGTGGTGAGTGGAGATGCTACCTTAATTTCATTAGTAGATTAATATGCAGATTCACAAATGTTAGCACACCTTGCTTCCTGAGGAGTGTTGGGCTGCCTTCCCTTAAGTAGCCAGTGTTGGCAGCAAGATATTTGCCCCTTCTTCTCAGCTGTTCAGATTTTCTTTATAGATTTCGTTTCTTTGCAAGGAAATGTCTGTGTTACAGGTATTTGCTATAGTAAAAGGATGTGATGGAAACTTAGAGGGTGGTTCATGAGCCATGTGCTATAGTGCAAACCTGCCATCTCAGCTCCTGGGGaacaggcagggaaggcagaggctggaggcctCCCTGGAGCacacagatcctgtctcaaaaagagacaagaagaaggGAGCCAGCAAAGACATCCATTCCAGGCTCTGACTTGTATCGACTAATAACAGACTTTGGGATAATCTTCTCTCAAATAGTTCCTGCTGCCCTTGCCTAACTGCTTCCTGACGATGCAGACCTGGCTGAGCAGCTTCCTGGATCATCTTAAGGAAAGCTCTTGCCCTTGGTCTAGAATGGGAGGTGCTTTTCTGGTTCCAGGCCTTCCCTGTCACCCCAGTGCCCTGGTGCTGACAGGAAGTGCCCAGGTACCCCCACCTGACAGTGCTTTGCGTGGGCTGGGATTCTTTCTGGTCACCTGCCTTGTTCCTCTCCTTGTTTCAAGGAGGCTTCTTAATTCTGGAGCTGACTGGTATGGTTGTTTCATTCAGCCGGCAGCTGACTGACTCTTAGGGAAGTCAAGCACACATAGTCATCTGCTCATTTAGACAGAACACCCcatcctgggctgttggtgtggATGTGACCCATTGCTTTGTGTAGCAGTGTAAGCTGTGTATGTGCTGCAGCTCAGCATGCTGGTGACGACCATGAGAAGAATGCAGTGAAGCCAACGGGCTGTCCTCTTATTCCTGctcttctgcctctgtgattTCCCTGTAGTTTAATTACCCTCTGTGTCTTGAGGAAGATGTCTGATAGGATGGCTCCGGTGCGCTGTCTTCTCAGACTCCTTCTTTACCTACATGTGAGGCTGACAGTCCTGTCAGGGTGGGTCACTGAAGTGGCTCATGTCTGCAGTCTTAGCTCTCAGGAGGAGCACTACAGAGCTGAAGCTGGGCCATGCTATATAGCGTCTCTAGAATACAATAAAATGAGATGTAAGCATCCTTCAGTGTGCCTCTGCAGTGTACATTCTTCTGTAAGCCTCCTTCAGTGTGCTTCTGCGGTGTACATTCTTCTGTAAGCATCCTCCAGTGTGCCTCTGTGGTGTACATTCTTCTGTAAGCCTCCTTCAGTGTGTCTCTGCGGTGTACATTCTTCTGTAAGCCTCCTTCAGTGTGCCTCTGCGGTGTACATTCTTCTGTAAGCCTCCTTCAGTGTGCCTCTGCGGTGTACATTCTTCTGTAAGCCTCCTTCAGTGTGCCTCTGCGGTGTACATTCTTCTGTAAACCTCCTTCAGTGTGCCTCTGCGGTGTACATTCTTCTGTAAGCCTCCTTCAGTATGCCTCTGTGGTGTACATTCTTCTGTAAACCTCCTTCAGTGTGCCTCTGCGGTGTACATTCTTCTGTAAGCCTCCTTCAGTGTGCCTCTGCGGTGTACATTCTTCTGTAAGCCTCCTTCAGTGTGCCTCTGCGGTGTACATTCTTCTCTAAGCCTCCTTCAGTGTGCCTCTGCGGTGTACATTCTTCTCTAAGCCTCCTTCAGTGTGCCTCTGCGTGTACATTCTTCTGTAAGCCCTCCTTCAGTGTGCCTCTGTGGTGTACATTCTTCTCTAAGCCTCCTTCAGTGTGCCTCTGCGGTGTACATTCTTCTGTAAGCCTCCTTCAGATGTGCCTCTGGCGGTGTAACATTCTCTCTAAGCCTCCTTCATGTGCCTCTGCGGTGTACATTCTTCTGTAAAGCCTCCTTCAGTGTGCCTCTGTGGTGTACTTTTCTTCTCTAAGCCTCCTTCAGTGTGCCTCTGCGGTGTACATTCTTCTCTAAGCCTCCTTCAGTGTGCCTCTGTGGTGTACATTCTTCTGTAAGCCTCCTTCAGTGTGCCTCTGCGGAGTACATTCTTCTGTAAGCCTCCTTCAGTGTGCTTTTGCAGTGTACATTCTTCTGTAAGCCTCCTTCAGTGTGCCTCTGCAGTGTACATTCTTCTGTAAACCTCCTTCAGTGTGCCTCTGCGGTGTACATTCTTCTGTAAGCCTCCTTCAGTGTGCCTCTGCGGTGTACATTCTTCTGTAAGCCTCCTTCAGTGTGCCTCTGTGGTGTACATTCTTCTGTAAGCCTCCTTCAGTGTGCCTCTGCGGTGTACATTCTTCTGTAAGCCTCCTTCAGTGTGCCTCTGCGGTGTACATTCTTCTGTAAGCCTCCTTCAGTGTGCCTCTGTGGTGTACATTCTTCTGTAAGCCTTCTTCAGTGTGCCTCTGCGGTGTACATTCTTCTGTAAACCTCCTTCAGTGTGCCTCTGCGGAGTACATTCTTCTGTAAGCCTCCTTCAGTGTGCTTTTGCAGTGTACATTCTTCTGTAAGCCTCCTTCAGTGTGCCTCTGCAGTGTACATTCTTCTGTAAACCTCCTTCAGTGTGCCTCTGCGGTGTACATTCTTCTGTAAGCCTCCTTCAGTGTGCCTCTGCGGTGTACATTCTTCTCTAAGCCTCCTTCAGTGTGCCTCTGCGGTGTACATTCTTCTGTAAGCCTCCTTCAGTGTGCCTCTGCGGTGTACATTCTTCTGTAAACCTCCTTCAGTGTGCCTCTGCGGAGTACATTCTTCTGTAAGCCTCCTTCAGTGTGCCTCTGCGGTGTACATTCTTCTGTAAGCCTCCTTCAGTGTGCCTCTGCGGTGTACATTCTTCTGTAAGCCTCCTTTAGTGTGCCTCTGCGGTGTACATTCTTCTGTGGATATATCATTCTGCTTACAGGGCCCATGGCAGCACCACATGCTTTGCCTGGTCTGCTGTATTCCAGAAGCTCACAAGGGAAAACAGGGATTGTGTTGTGAGGTCTCTCACACGTGGCTAAAGTGGATACAATCTAGCTACATCTCTGATGTTACAGGCTTTGACAATTTattttcaaactctttttttgCCATGtgttataaagaatatatatgtcAATGCTCATGCTTGTTGTATTTTTCAATTACAAATAGTACATTTTATTGAAAGTAAGCCACACTAGCTCTTGACCTCTGTAATGACTTCTGAGGTTTTATCATAACAAACAGCAGCATGATCCAGTGCCATCTGGGAGACCCCTACACTCCACACTAGACTAAGATGGCACCACTGAACTTTCGGATATTGTTACTGAGGCCCAAAGCCAGACCAGCAAAGGCTTCCCGAGCATCTGCCGCCATCGACACTCTGGTCCTGAAGACAGGCTTGAGCAGCCCTCCGTCAGTTTACAAGAAGAAGCAGAGCTTCTTCCCTCTAGGCTATGTGCTTCCCATAGTGCATTAGGCTGGCATGTTCCGAAGGGATGGTGATGTGTTGAACTTAGTCAGACAAGCAAAAGCACAGTAACTGCCCAGAGGCTGCCTCCCTCCAGCACAGTGGGAGATGCAGGGAGGATCCACTTCTTTGTTTAGGAGGTATCAGTAACTGACTATTGCTTCCCTCTGGGAACCTCTGCTGTTCCCATCAGTTCTGCCCCACCTCTGGCATGTCTCTCCTATTCCCTGCCATTTTgtattgaggaaaaaaatgtatttctgatCCTTTTCTCATAcactattaaaaacattttttaaaaatttacacttGAAAACACACTAAGTGTGCACAGCTGTCCTGTGCTACATAGTTCTCTCCCACCAATGGTCTCAGGACTATAGAGAGTCTGGAAGTCAGGGCTTGAATTGGCTGAGGGTCGGTAAACTAAAGTTTACCGTTCTGGCACTTTTAGGAATGAAAGCCTGCCCAGCGGGGGTGTCCTCTTAGCATACTGGAGTGGGAGGTGACGGTCAGCTTCCTTCCATCTGTGATGAGAGCGTGACCCGTTTGCCCCATGCTCTTGAGTCtgttctctgcatctgtgttctAGAGCTCTGTGTTTGGACGGTCTTCAGTTGTTTGCCACACTTTCAGCTGTGACTGGGGAGGCCATCAGAGACATTGTCGTCTCATCCTGGGGTTGACCTGGCGTTGGGTGACTGCACTGGTTACTGTGGAAAATGCTCTTGTGTCGGTGGGGCTTGTGCTTTGATTATAATCTCTATGGTGAATAGAGGAAATTACACTAGTCACCTGGTAGTAACCCACAGTTCTGACTTTTCTTTATCAGGATAAGTTTCATAAGACAGAATTACACTATTGATGGTGTAATGAGTATTTGTATGAAGTTGGAATAAAGAAGTCTGCTAGTGAAGAGGGTTAGGAAGAGGGAAATGGTGGCGTGAGTGGAGTAAACAGACAGACTCCTCTCACCACACTCCCGACTACCAAACTAGAGTGCATTTTGTGAGCCCTGTTACGTTATGGTCATGTTCGTAGGGGAATACTAATTTGCTTAAAGTTGTAGAGTCATTGTCTCATCATAGCCGAGGCCTTTTCATGAGTGTAATGTTGACGTCTCGTCATTTCCGCAGTGTCAGTCTTCTTCTGAGTGGTCAGGGGTCACCTGCAGAGAACCCCCTCTTCTTTCtcaccttctcttctccttcGTCTTTCCTTTCAGGAAATACAGTTATGTATTTTACTTGGCATGTCTTTTGCTACCCAAGTCTACATGTAAGCAAAGCCTTTTCCCCATAACCCCTCAGATCCTTCCAGCCCTGAGAGCTGATAGAGCAGAagcctggcttctctggaagGGTCCATCTGCCTCACGTTTGTCCACTGTGAGTTCTTTACAGTTAAAGGGCAAATTTACCAAATGAACTTAAGTCTGTTTTTCCTCCACAGGGTCAGTCACCTCATTTTAGTAGAACCGTGGGGTTTTCCTGAGCGACCAGATCTTGCTGATCAAGACAGGCCCATTCCAGTTTGGATCAGGGTCCTGGGAGCAGCACTGACTCCCTTTAACCCCTTGGCCGGCCTCAGGATCGCAGGGCCTTTTGGTGAGTGTTCCTGTCCTGGGGAACAGCAGTGCTGATAGACAGCAGAGGAGTGCAAGCTTCCTCACCCTGGCCTGGCAGCGGGGAGCAGCACCATGGTTGCTGGAAGCCCACACGTGGCTGCTCATGTGGGCCACTGTCACTTCCTGTTAGCACAAGAGAGGCAGGAAACCATTAGCATTCAAAATGCAGCTTCCTGAGCACCTGTGGCTTTTCTACTATCCTGAGTTGAAGCATCACAGATAAGGGGTCGTCTGTGCTTACTGATGACCAGTGTGAGTCAGCCATAAACACGCCAGAGCTATACTCTTCCTGACGCTCCCTAACTGTCAGGCTGAGTAGCCAGATGAAGCCAAGAGGGAAGTGCTAGGGTTAAGGTAGGTGAGTCTCGGCACCTTACACCCAGTACGGGCAAGAGCGGCAAGAGCGAAGCGTGCTGACTGCTGAGAGTGTGAGCCTACCAATAAGAGCGAAGCAGAAGATTACAAAGCCTGGTTGGTTGACAGTGGGGCTGACCCGTGTCCCCTACTCAGGCTGCTTCTCTTCGTTCATGCCAGTGTGACGGAAGGTAAAGCCTTCCTTTGCATGGGCACTGTGGAGCTCCTGGTTATCACTTAGAGCTGTTCATCCTGAATGTTAGTGTTTAGACTCTCAGCTCGTGTCTTAGCCACAGCCACAAGAGCGTCCTTCCTGCCTTGGCTCAGAAGACGATGATTTCAGCCACCACTTTGCCTCCTTACAACTTGTACAAGTGTTTTTAGCAAGAAATAACTGAATATCTGATAAGTGGCTTAAACCACGGCGCCTTTTATTAATCCCCTAATGAGCAGTGTGGGGAGGGTGGCTCCAGCACTTTCTGATAGTTTCCTTAGTGATGTGGGAGCTTGTTTCTATGACTCTGGTGATGGTAATTCTcagcttgagacagggtctcactatgtagctccagcctggaactcagagcgtagatcaggctggcctcaagtgcACAGGGACCCACCGTGTCTCTTCTGAGTGGTGGGGTTAGAGGTGTATGCCATGCCCTGGCCTGTGTCTGTGACTCTTTAACAGTCTGGAGTCCTGCAACAGTTGTGCCTACAAGAGACGTCTGCTCTTCTTCCTGTGGTCCTTGATGCCTTGTCCCATTAGCGTGACTCAGGAGGGCATATCCGAGTTTCCCAAACAGAAGTTCTGAGGCTATTTTATCATAGAGGAAAAGATTTATACATCCCAGTTTGCTTACTTAGACTGTAACACACTGTTACTATGTTGCTATGGAGGGAAAAGAACAGAGGCCAATGCGGAGTTTTTATGTACAGGCCGCTTTATTTGGTGACATCACTTGAAAAGTTGTTCCACAAACCAAGTTCTAGGATAGGAACATATTTTGAGCCTCTAACATCTGCAAGTCAAGGTAGAACACCCTTCGGCTCTTCCATCTGTCCTCAGGGAACTGGAGAGCAACTCCAGGATGTGTGCTTTTCCCAACCTAAATATGTATTTAAGACATGAATAGACGTGTGTACATAGACAGCACTTACTATATGAACAGATGCCGTTCTTTATCCTCTAAGTTATAACTCAGAAGATACGTGCTTCTATTTTCTGTCAAATAGGGTTAAGTCTAGTGCAGCGTTTAAGGCCTGATTTCAAACGGAAGTATTCTTCTATGTTTGAGGATGACACTGTGACAGAGTACATCTACCACTGTAACGTACAGACCCCAAGGTAAGGTTTATGGCTCtgaattttttctcatttttattagttctttgaacaTTCTGTATAAtctgttttgatcatatttacctttCCCCCAACTCCTGCTATAACTTTTCCCTTTCCCTATCTACCCAGCTTTgtggcctctttttattttttatttttatctaaccCATCAAATACAGTTGGTGCTGCTCATATATTCTTGAGTGTGACCTACTAGAGGGCAGGTGACCTCCAGGGACCGCACCCTTAAGGAAGACCAggcctccctctcccagcagctgccaGTCAGTCACCATAgctcctcagcccctcctccctcacGTTGGGAATTTGTCTGTGTGAGCTTGTGCAGGTGTTGTCCTGCTGCCGCAaccgctgtgagttcatatgtggcCTGCTGTGTCTAGAAAACTAAGACTCTAAATTTACTGTTCATGCTTCAACGTTTTCCTTTGTAAGCATGTGTTTATTGGTAgctaaatgtacttttaaaagacatatttccAGTCCACACACCCCTGTCTATTCATAAAGTGACATTGTGTAGACACTATGTGTTCTAATGAGCATCACAAATAAGATACACTTCCTCCCCTACATGTGTGTGTCTCATCTGAGGAGGGCGCAGGCATCGGGATCTCAAAGAGGAGGTCTAGGGTGAGAGATGAAAGAATTTCACTTCAAGCGTATTTCCCAAACTGAGCGTGAAGGCTGCCCAACAAAGGTGCCAGATTAAGCAGAGGAAGTGATCTGCTTGGAGGGGCTTCTAGAACCTTGTAGGCGTGTGCATGTGAGACATCTGTGTAAAACTTCTCCAGCCCTCTAGGAGAGCCCCACCTCCTTACTGAGCAGCCCCTACATAGGGATTTCCCCCCCACATTATCTAGTAAATTGCTTAGACCTTTAAACAGATGTTCTTAAATGCTGGGACAGCCAGGTGTGAGTGTGTTTTAACAGGCGAGACTGCAGCGCGGACTCAGCTGAAATCATGTAGTgtgctcctctccctctctcaacagTGGTGAGACAGCTTTCAAAAACATGACGATCCCTTATGGGTGGGCAAAACGGCCGATGCTTCAGCGGATAGGGGGCTTGCACCCTGACATTCCAGTCTCAGTGATCTTCGGCGCCCGGTCCTGCATAGATGGCAACTCTGGCACCAGCATCCAGTCACTGCGGCCGAAGTCGTACGTGAAGACAATCGTGAGTGTGCAGCTGGCGTGGTTTTCATGCATGGTGACGTCTGATTGCTTCCTTGAGGTTGCCAGGCTGGGCTCCATGCATAGTCCTGTCGTCCATGGCGATGTGGGCGAGGTTTGAGCCATGCACACCTGTATGTCCCAGTGTGAATCACCTTCTTGAGGGAGGGCCTTCCCAGTCTCCCTGGAGATACGGAAAGGCTGGTCCAGTATCACCCAGGCTCACACCCACCCACTGCTGAGGCACACACAGTTTTTATTGGCTCCTACGTTTGCCCATCGGGCTAGAGGGTATTTGTGTTGGCTCTTGTGTGGTGGGGTTAGGATTCAGGAGGTTTTCCTGTTTATCTCAGAGCCATTTGATGGAAATCAGCGGTGGGTTTTGGATGAGTCTCACTGGCGTTGTCTTCTAGGGGTGCAGTGGCTCTTTGTGTTCAGTCATACTGTCGCTCACTGGCTCTTCTTTCCCAGGCCATCCTCGGGGCAGGGCACTATGTGTACGCAGATCAGCCAGAAGAGTTCAACCAGAAAGTCAAGGAGATCTGCCGCACAGTAGACTGAGCACAGCAGAGTGTGTGGGAGCCCCTGGAGCTGACGCCGCTCCCAAGCAGCACCCCACAACCACAGGAAACAAGAAGTTCAACCCCAGAACCAGGCTGCCTCCTGGACTGGACTCTGCAGTTTTCTTACGAGGTCATGTCCACACATAAACCAAGTAGTGCCTTCTAGGAGAGAGGGTTTCCTTTCTCCTGCACAAAATTGAAATACACAAGAGTCTCCCAATTTAATAGCAGCCTAAATAAaggttatttttccttctgatgtACTGAAAAATTGTGATTTTtcagctgagatttttttttttttaatttaactttgcTAGTTAGGTGCTATTCATAGTGTGGTTTATATGCCAATTTAATTAAATGACTTCTGGGTCTGTCATGTTAAATGCTGGGGAGGTGCACTTTACTGTCTTTGCATGGATTTACCATCTAACAACTAACACAGTTAACCCAAGTatgttttatgtaaaaaaaaaaaaaaattcaatttagaACACTTCATTTTTGAAATGGAGTttagaatatttcatttttaaatgtagtaGAAGGATACGTTTTGGTTTAAAAGACGGGGTCAGTAGGCGGGGGTCAGTAGGCCGAGGTCAGTAGGCTGGGGTCAGTAGGCGGGGGCCAGTAGGCCGGGGTCAGTTGACAGGGGTCAGTCACCAGCAGTAACTTCTCTGGCTCTCCTGTGTGATGTTTGAGGCTGCAGACCTGGACGGGGCACGTCAAGTGTGTGCCCTGAGGCACTTAGCTTCCTTGGAACCGCCTGTATGATCTAGTTCTAGGTTCTGTGAAAACACCATATACATGCGCTCAGTGATTTAAGTACCGGGAAGCCCGTACCCAAAGTCGGTCTCCTCCTTCCCAGGAGCCAGGGCGTAACAAACGAGCAGGTCTC
This genomic stretch from Acomys russatus chromosome 32, mAcoRus1.1, whole genome shotgun sequence harbors:
- the Abhd5 gene encoding 1-acylglycerol-3-phosphate O-acyltransferase ABHD5, with protein sequence MFSHSVPSKTPLVLLHGFGGGLGLWALNFEDLSTDRPVYAFDLLGFGRSSRPRFDSDAEEVENQFVESIEEWRCALGLDKMILLGHNLGGFLAAAYALKYPSRVSHLILVEPWGFPERPDLADQDRPIPVWIRVLGAALTPFNPLAGLRIAGPFGLSLVQRLRPDFKRKYSSMFEDDTVTEYIYHCNVQTPSGETAFKNMTIPYGWAKRPMLQRIGGLHPDIPVSVIFGARSCIDGNSGTSIQSLRPKSYVKTIAILGAGHYVYADQPEEFNQKVKEICRTVD